From one Thermodesulfobacteriota bacterium genomic stretch:
- a CDS encoding cation diffusion facilitator family transporter — protein sequence MKAQVDADRKVMGRLTLAVVFTGFIFFVELAGGFITNSLALLSDSAHVLMDVLALALSLFAIHISRLPPTETRTYGLHRAEVVVAFVNGFTLLLVSLFIFYKAWGRLVSPPEVNGLGVLAVASLGLAVNLMVAFWLKGHAAHDLNVKSAFFHVVGDAVASVGVIVAALVIHYTGWLVVDPLVSVFIGTIIVAGAVRIINESTHILLEGVPREVDLGRVVEDLSAIEGVSGVHSLHIWSICHNVHALSAHVDIDEAHRARQAVILREANERLAQNHRIFYTTIQVECSECESGETLRAIVHREHEH from the coding sequence TTGAAGGCTCAGGTTGACGCGGACAGGAAAGTCATGGGACGGTTGACGCTCGCGGTGGTGTTTACGGGCTTCATCTTCTTCGTGGAGCTCGCGGGCGGCTTTATCACCAACAGCCTGGCCCTCCTCTCGGACTCGGCCCACGTCCTTATGGACGTGCTGGCCCTGGCCCTGAGCCTTTTCGCCATCCACATCTCGAGGCTCCCTCCCACCGAGACCCGGACCTACGGCCTGCACAGGGCGGAGGTCGTGGTGGCTTTCGTAAACGGCTTTACGCTCCTTCTGGTCTCGCTCTTCATATTCTATAAGGCCTGGGGGAGGCTCGTATCCCCGCCCGAGGTAAACGGTCTCGGGGTGCTCGCGGTGGCTTCACTGGGTCTCGCGGTGAACCTCATGGTGGCGTTCTGGCTGAAGGGTCACGCGGCCCACGACCTGAACGTCAAGAGCGCTTTCTTCCACGTGGTCGGCGACGCGGTGGCGTCGGTCGGGGTCATCGTGGCCGCGCTTGTAATCCACTATACCGGCTGGCTCGTGGTCGACCCGCTCGTAAGTGTCTTCATAGGTACCATCATAGTGGCGGGCGCGGTCAGGATAATAAACGAGTCGACCCATATACTGCTCGAAGGGGTGCCGAGGGAGGTGGACCTCGGCCGGGTGGTGGAGGACCTCAGCGCCATAGAGGGGGTCTCGGGCGTACACAGCCTTCACATCTGGAGTATATGCCACAACGTCCACGCGCTCAGCGCGCACGTGGACATAGACGAAGCCCACAGGGCGAGGCAGGCCGTGATACTCAGGGAGGCAAACGAAAGGCTTGCCCAAAACCACCGTATCTTTTATACTACCATTCAGGTGGAGTGCAGCGAGTGCGAGTCGGGCGAAACGCTGAGGGCAATAGTCCACCGGGAGCACGAGCATTAA
- a CDS encoding phosphopentomutase: MAENKLKRAIIVVIDGLGIGELPDAPEYGDAGSHTLDNTARAVGGVKLETLASLGLGNIEGVESIEKADFPEGAYGRMLETSVGKDTTTGHWEIAGVVTKTPFATFPDGFPDDIKARFAAETGSDYLWGRPASGTEIIKRFGEEHLSTGRLIVYGSADSVFQIAAHEDVMPLEKLYGLCAVMRELLDGYNICRVVARPFTGPPGSFRRTEERKDFSVPPPGETLLDRLRERGVPVVGIGKLGDIFAHRGFSEELRAGNDTEVLEATLSAMERYDEGLIFSNMVDCDTLYGHRNDPSGYARSLEAVDRRLKEIKERLGPGDVFVVTADHGCDPTTPSTDHSREYVPLLICGEGVKKGAALGTRRSFSDLGRTLGEVFGVGAAGEGEPFLGELTGERAG, encoded by the coding sequence ATGGCGGAGAATAAGTTGAAAAGGGCCATAATTGTAGTCATAGACGGCCTCGGCATAGGCGAGCTTCCGGACGCCCCGGAGTACGGCGACGCAGGCAGTCACACGCTCGATAATACGGCCCGGGCCGTGGGAGGGGTTAAGCTCGAAACCCTCGCCTCGCTGGGGCTCGGGAATATCGAGGGCGTTGAATCAATCGAAAAGGCCGATTTTCCCGAGGGTGCTTACGGCCGCATGCTTGAGACCTCGGTCGGGAAGGACACGACCACCGGGCACTGGGAGATAGCCGGGGTGGTGACAAAGACCCCCTTCGCCACCTTCCCGGACGGCTTTCCCGACGATATAAAGGCCCGGTTCGCCGCGGAGACGGGCTCGGACTACCTCTGGGGCAGGCCCGCCTCGGGCACCGAGATCATAAAGAGGTTCGGCGAGGAGCATCTAAGCACGGGAAGGCTGATAGTCTACGGCTCGGCCGACAGCGTATTCCAGATAGCCGCGCACGAGGACGTTATGCCCCTTGAGAAGCTATACGGGCTGTGCGCCGTGATGCGGGAGTTATTGGACGGCTATAACATATGCAGGGTCGTGGCGAGGCCGTTTACCGGCCCGCCCGGCAGCTTCCGGAGGACCGAAGAGCGTAAGGACTTTTCCGTGCCCCCTCCGGGTGAAACGCTTCTCGACAGGCTCCGGGAGCGGGGCGTGCCGGTCGTCGGCATAGGCAAGCTCGGAGATATATTCGCCCACAGGGGTTTCAGCGAAGAACTCCGCGCGGGCAACGACACGGAGGTGCTGGAGGCGACCCTTTCCGCCATGGAGAGATACGATGAGGGGCTTATCTTTTCCAACATGGTCGACTGCGACACGCTCTACGGCCACCGTAACGACCCGTCCGGCTACGCCCGCTCGCTTGAGGCCGTGGACCGGAGGCTCAAGGAGATAAAGGAACGCCTCGGGCCGGGCGACGTGTTCGTAGTAACCGCGGACCACGGCTGCGACCCGACCACCCCCTCCACGGACCACTCCAGAGAGTACGTGCCGCTCCTTATCTGCGGGGAGGGAGTCAAGAAGGGAGCGGCGCTCGGGACGAGAAGGAGTTTTTCCGACCTCGGCCGGACGCTCGGCGAGGTTTTTGGGGTCGGGGCCGCAGGGGAGGGAGAGCCCTTCCTGGGTGAGCTTACCGGAGAAAGAGCAGGATGA
- a CDS encoding radical SAM protein, whose product MIYKLHRDVRVRNDVDRNIVYIANPVDSEIPDFIQTINTPAAILLALFDGTRSLEEVIYTWSALIHERPPDDEIRKSLETILSSKVSPELDIGNILVRQDSLDDTPAFETDLCGFIIDRSKLNLDDPRLRIPLRMVFIPTLACSQKCYYCYSTEAYVDDITPLDFERVREIFTEARELGITHVDLSGGEVMTYRNIFGLLELFKNLGITANLPTKHTMSRDEVKKLKTLGIDSLQISIDAITPALLDETVGVAGYAKKIMQTFDHLRQNDIRVRINTVITPKNINDMENLVRFLSSYENVYRISLSPYAMSRFNHQSRYFVDRESYLDVAGRCVEAASGAGHLEILPGELMPNPLSLDEETKKEQWPGRSFCSGGRHGFVLLPDGKVTMCEELYYHPAYIMGGLDVQSIMEMWNSKESLRVPLPHQKDVADGPCMDCEEFRDCHIFPGRCVREAIKLFGEDKHDYPDPRCPKALAVLACP is encoded by the coding sequence ATGATATACAAACTGCACAGGGATGTCAGGGTAAGAAATGATGTCGACAGGAACATCGTATATATAGCAAACCCGGTGGATTCGGAAATTCCGGATTTTATTCAAACCATAAACACTCCGGCAGCGATTCTCCTTGCCCTTTTTGACGGAACGCGTAGCCTTGAGGAGGTGATATATACATGGTCGGCCCTCATACATGAGAGGCCCCCGGACGACGAAATCCGCAAGAGTCTGGAAACTATCCTTTCAAGCAAGGTAAGTCCGGAGCTCGATATCGGTAATATCCTTGTAAGGCAGGACTCACTTGACGACACACCGGCATTCGAGACAGACCTGTGCGGGTTTATCATCGATAGGTCGAAGCTCAACCTCGACGACCCGCGACTCAGGATACCGCTAAGGATGGTATTTATCCCCACCCTTGCCTGCAGTCAGAAGTGCTACTACTGCTACAGTACCGAGGCCTATGTAGACGACATAACCCCGCTCGACTTCGAAAGAGTGCGAGAAATATTCACAGAGGCACGGGAACTCGGAATCACGCATGTAGACCTCTCCGGCGGCGAGGTAATGACGTATCGAAACATTTTCGGCCTCCTCGAACTTTTCAAGAACCTCGGCATAACGGCCAACCTTCCGACGAAGCACACTATGAGCCGCGACGAGGTTAAAAAACTTAAAACGCTCGGCATAGACTCGCTCCAGATAAGCATAGACGCCATAACTCCGGCCCTGCTTGATGAGACGGTAGGAGTAGCGGGCTACGCAAAAAAGATTATGCAGACATTCGACCACCTCAGGCAAAACGACATAAGAGTACGAATAAATACCGTTATAACACCCAAAAACATAAACGACATGGAAAACCTGGTAAGGTTCCTCTCCTCTTACGAAAATGTATACCGGATAAGCCTTTCCCCTTACGCCATGTCCAGGTTCAACCACCAGAGCCGCTACTTCGTGGACCGGGAGAGCTATCTCGATGTGGCAGGTAGGTGCGTAGAAGCCGCATCCGGCGCCGGGCATCTGGAAATCCTGCCTGGAGAGCTTATGCCGAACCCATTGAGCTTAGATGAAGAAACGAAAAAGGAACAGTGGCCAGGACGTTCTTTCTGCAGCGGAGGACGACACGGCTTTGTGCTGCTACCCGACGGCAAGGTCACAATGTGCGAGGAGCTCTACTACCACCCCGCCTATATAATGGGGGGGCTGGACGTACAGTCGATAATGGAGATGTGGAACTCAAAGGAGTCTCTGCGTGTTCCGCTCCCGCACCAGAAAGATGTAGCCGATGGACCGTGCATGGACTGTGAAGAGTTCCGGGACTGCCACATCTTCCCGGGGCGCTGTGTAAGAGAGGCGATAAAACTCTTCGGAGAAGATAAACACGACTACCCGGACCCGAGGTGCCCGAAGGCTCTCGCAGTATTGGCCTGCCCTTAA